From one Candidatus Eisenbacteria bacterium genomic stretch:
- a CDS encoding HAD family hydrolase yields MSRSIACSRRGGSAVDREGRGEATHRLPRPEIILFDNDGTLVPSHEVANPAIQEAFALFCREKGIDLVVPTDARIRDLTGQPGETFFRSLLPEEHAALAGDLRARCLDHEVAGMLARASFYDGLGEMLRELKRSGSRLAIVTNGGERYIGAVARRLCYDLLFDRVYFHGMEGLDDKGAMARRAVADLGGGRGVLVGDRRSDLVAARSAGLAFVGCLYGYGGPEELRGADILADSPQELARLLMDACYPPEGAG; encoded by the coding sequence ATGTCCCGCTCTATCGCCTGTTCTCGAAGGGGCGGATCCGCCGTGGACCGTGAGGGCCGCGGAGAGGCGACGCATCGGCTCCCTCGTCCGGAGATCATCCTCTTCGACAACGACGGGACGCTGGTGCCTTCCCACGAAGTCGCCAATCCGGCGATACAGGAGGCGTTCGCCCTCTTCTGCCGGGAGAAGGGAATCGACCTGGTGGTCCCGACCGACGCCAGGATTCGCGATCTGACCGGCCAGCCGGGCGAGACCTTCTTTCGATCCCTCCTGCCCGAGGAGCACGCCGCCCTCGCGGGCGATCTACGCGCGCGCTGTCTCGACCACGAGGTCGCCGGAATGCTCGCGCGCGCCTCCTTCTACGATGGGCTCGGAGAGATGCTTCGAGAGCTGAAGCGCAGCGGCTCGCGGTTGGCGATCGTGACGAACGGAGGGGAACGATACATCGGAGCGGTGGCGCGGAGGCTCTGCTACGACCTCCTTTTCGATCGGGTCTACTTCCACGGGATGGAAGGGCTCGACGACAAGGGCGCCATGGCGCGCCGCGCGGTCGCCGATCTCGGAGGCGGCCGGGGCGTCCTCGTCGGAGATCGAAGGAGCGACCTCGTTGCGGCGCGGTCGGCGGGCCTGGCCTTCGTAGGATGCCTCTACGGCTACGGGGGACCGGAGGAGCTGCGAGGCGCGGACATCCTGGCCGACTCCCCGCAGGAGCTGGCGCGCCTCCTGATGGATGCGTGCTATCCTCCGGAGGGCGCAGGCTAG
- the ychF gene encoding redox-regulated ATPase YchF: MALQMGIVGLPNVGKSTLLNALTHAHAEASNYPFCTIDRNVGAAPIDDPRLARLAELLHPEEMILASIRFIDIAGLVRGASKGEGLGNQFLGHIREVDAIVHVVRCFEDERIVHVDGSVDPVRDMEIVETELLLADLDTVEKHRVKVEHASKANPRQAAVDLAAIARLTEALKRGVPLRRARLAPEDLEKSRELFLLSDKPVVVVANVAEDDPEGKAPCIARLREAAASETLLALPIRLEEELAQLAPDERDAFLRDLGLPGRVLDRLVAASRDLLQLITFYTTANEKLQAWLIPKGTKAPRAAGRIHTDMERGFIRMEVFRPEDLETFGSRAELHRHGRIRVEGKEYEIQDGDVCHVLFHPS; the protein is encoded by the coding sequence ATGGCGCTGCAGATGGGGATTGTAGGGCTTCCCAATGTCGGCAAGTCGACCCTGCTGAACGCGCTGACCCACGCGCACGCCGAGGCTTCGAACTACCCCTTCTGCACCATCGATCGCAACGTCGGCGCGGCGCCGATCGACGATCCCCGCCTCGCGAGGCTGGCCGAGCTTCTGCATCCTGAGGAGATGATCCTCGCTTCGATTCGATTCATCGACATCGCCGGACTGGTCCGCGGAGCGAGCAAGGGCGAAGGGTTGGGCAATCAATTCCTGGGCCATATCCGGGAAGTCGACGCGATCGTCCACGTCGTTCGCTGCTTCGAGGACGAGAGAATTGTCCATGTCGACGGATCGGTCGATCCGGTCCGCGACATGGAGATCGTCGAGACCGAGCTGCTGCTCGCGGACCTGGACACCGTCGAGAAACACCGGGTCAAGGTCGAGCACGCCTCCAAGGCGAATCCGAGGCAGGCGGCCGTCGACCTCGCCGCGATCGCCCGTCTGACCGAGGCGCTCAAGAGGGGAGTCCCGCTGCGGCGCGCGCGGCTCGCGCCGGAGGATCTGGAGAAGTCCCGGGAGCTCTTCCTGCTGAGCGACAAGCCCGTCGTCGTGGTCGCGAACGTCGCGGAGGACGATCCGGAAGGGAAGGCCCCGTGCATCGCCCGCCTGCGTGAGGCGGCGGCCTCGGAGACGCTGCTCGCCCTACCGATCCGCCTCGAGGAGGAGCTCGCGCAGCTGGCTCCTGATGAGAGGGATGCCTTCCTGCGCGATCTCGGGCTGCCCGGGCGCGTCCTCGATCGTCTCGTCGCCGCCTCGCGGGACCTCCTTCAGCTCATCACCTTCTACACGACCGCGAACGAGAAGCTGCAGGCCTGGCTCATCCCGAAGGGGACGAAGGCCCCGCGCGCGGCGGGACGGATCCACACCGACATGGAGAGGGGCTTCATCCGGATGGAGGTCTTCCGGCCGGAGGACCTGGAGACGTTCGGATCCAGAGCGGAGCTTCACCGCCACGGGCGGATCCGGGTCGAGGGGAAGGAGTACGAGATCCAGGACGGCGATGTCTGTCACGTCCTGTTCCATCCTTCCTGA